One region of Bacteroidota bacterium genomic DNA includes:
- a CDS encoding HU family DNA-binding protein, whose product MNKAELIDAMASEAKITKADAGRALQAFMTVTSKTLKKGERVALVGFGTFSVAKRAARNGRNPQTGKPIKIAAKKVAKFKAGAELSSRIK is encoded by the coding sequence ATGAACAAAGCTGAACTGATTGATGCTATGGCATCAGAAGCCAAGATCACCAAAGCTGACGCTGGTCGTGCGCTGCAAGCATTTATGACTGTTACTTCCAAGACCTTGAAAAAAGGTGAGCGCGTAGCGCTGGTAGGTTTCGGTACCTTCTCTGTTGCTAAACGTGCTGCTCGTAACGGACGTAATCCACAAACAGGCAAGCCGATTAAGATTGCTGCTAAGAAAGTAGCTAAGTTCAAAGCCGGTGCGGAGCTTTCTTCCCGTATCAAGTAA
- a CDS encoding 2-(1,2-epoxy-1,2-dihydrophenyl)acetyl-CoA isomerase, producing MNSSFILYEAGNGVASITLNRPDKFNSFNREMALAMQAALDQAAADKTVRAVFLTGSGKAFCAGQDLAEAIDPNGPGIRRIVAEHYNPIILKIRKMEKPVVCAVNGVAAGAGANLAFACDIVLATASASFIQAFSKIGLVPDSGGTFILPRLIGFQRASALMMLGDKISAPEALQMGMLYKVCEDGKLKEEAMKVAETLAQMPTRGIWLTKKLLNESMTNTLEEQLQREEMLQEEAGKTYDYKEGVQAFLEKRKPEFKGE from the coding sequence ATGAATAGTTCCTTCATTCTATACGAAGCCGGGAATGGCGTCGCAAGTATTACACTAAACCGTCCAGATAAGTTCAACAGTTTTAACAGGGAAATGGCCTTAGCTATGCAGGCAGCGCTTGATCAGGCAGCAGCGGATAAAACAGTCAGAGCTGTCTTCCTCACCGGTTCAGGAAAGGCATTTTGCGCAGGTCAGGATTTGGCGGAAGCAATTGACCCTAACGGTCCGGGTATACGCAGAATAGTCGCTGAGCATTACAATCCGATCATTCTAAAGATCCGGAAGATGGAAAAGCCCGTTGTGTGTGCTGTGAATGGTGTGGCAGCCGGTGCGGGCGCGAATCTGGCTTTTGCATGTGACATTGTACTCGCTACTGCCAGCGCGTCTTTCATTCAGGCTTTCAGTAAAATCGGATTGGTACCGGACAGTGGCGGCACTTTCATTCTTCCTCGATTGATCGGATTTCAGAGAGCTTCCGCGTTGATGATGCTGGGCGATAAAATTTCTGCTCCTGAAGCTTTGCAAATGGGAATGTTGTACAAAGTATGCGAAGACGGGAAATTGAAAGAAGAAGCAATGAAAGTCGCGGAAACACTTGCGCAAATGCCGACCCGTGGAATCTGGCTGACTAAAAAATTGCTGAATGAATCGATGACCAATACGCTTGAAGAACAATTGCAGAGAGAGGAAATGCTTCAGGAGGAAGCCGGAAAAACGTATGATTACAAAGAAGGTGTTCAGGCATTTCTCGAAAAAAGAAAACCGGAATTTAAAGGAGAATAA
- the paaJ gene encoding phenylacetate-CoA oxygenase subunit PaaJ: MSKIITKEIIEKILEQIPDPEIPVISIVDLGIVRDIILHDHKVIVNITPTYSGCPAMMAIQNDIVSKLKEEGIEEVEVRLVFDEVWTTDWINEEAKERLRVYGIAPPEKSSPDKSLITGRPRIVNCPRCGSSNTSVVSQFGSTACKALYRCEDCREPFDYFKCH; the protein is encoded by the coding sequence ATGTCAAAAATTATCACCAAAGAAATTATTGAGAAGATTCTGGAACAGATTCCGGATCCTGAAATTCCTGTGATCAGTATTGTAGATCTGGGAATTGTCAGAGATATTATTCTTCACGATCATAAGGTAATTGTCAATATTACTCCTACCTATTCAGGATGCCCGGCAATGATGGCTATTCAGAATGATATTGTTTCCAAACTGAAGGAAGAAGGTATAGAGGAAGTAGAAGTACGGCTTGTATTTGATGAGGTGTGGACCACAGACTGGATCAATGAGGAAGCCAAAGAAAGATTACGGGTGTACGGAATAGCTCCTCCCGAAAAAAGCAGTCCTGACAAGAGTCTTATCACAGGCAGGCCCCGTATCGTGAATTGTCCGCGATGTGGCTCTTCAAATACATCGGTTGTGAGCCAGTTTGGCTCCACAGCCTGCAAAGCATTGTATCGCTGCGAAGATTGTCGTGAACCTTTTGATTATTTCAAATGCCATTGA